One genomic region from Saprospiraceae bacterium encodes:
- the rpsK gene encoding 30S ribosomal protein S11, with translation MAQVKKARKRKVIVESEGIAYILASFNNVIVTITNKQGQVVAWSSSGREGFRGSKKNTPFAAQKTASHAATLAHEAGVRSADVFVKGPGNGREAAIRGINDVGIKVVTITDTTPIPHNGCRPPKKRRV, from the coding sequence ATGGCCCAGGTAAAAAAAGCACGGAAAAGAAAGGTAATTGTTGAATCAGAAGGCATAGCTTATATTTTAGCTAGCTTTAATAATGTGATAGTTACCATTACTAATAAACAAGGTCAGGTAGTCGCTTGGTCTTCTTCGGGAAGGGAAGGATTTAGAGGATCTAAAAAAAATACACCTTTTGCAGCCCAGAAGACAGCATCTCATGCAGCTACTCTCGCACATGAGGCTGGAGTTCGGTCTGCCGATGTGTTTGTTAAAGGACCTGGAAATGGTCGCGAAGCAGCTATCAGAGGAATTAATGATGTTGGTATCAAAGTGGTGACCATCACCGATACTACCCCAATCCCTCATAATGGTTGCAGACCTCCGAAAAAACGAAGAGTTTAA
- the rpsD gene encoding 30S ribosomal protein S4, protein MARYTGPVTKIARTFGEPIFGHDKSFDKKKYPPGQHGTSRKRKQKSDYAVQLKEKQKAKHTYGLLERQFRKTFDLATRKHGVTGTVLLQLLESRLDNTVYRLGIAPTRRAARQLVSHKHIAVDGKILNIPSALLKPGTVVAVRGKSANLEHIQNQIHSKSDIRKSPWLEWNPARLEGKFLIYPQRDMIPERINEQLIVELYSK, encoded by the coding sequence ATGGCAAGATATACAGGACCGGTAACCAAGATAGCAAGAACCTTCGGTGAACCAATTTTTGGTCATGACAAATCCTTCGACAAAAAGAAGTATCCCCCTGGGCAACATGGCACTTCTCGTAAAAGAAAACAGAAATCGGATTATGCTGTGCAGCTTAAAGAAAAGCAAAAGGCAAAGCATACCTATGGTCTGTTAGAACGCCAATTTCGTAAAACTTTTGACCTGGCTACCAGAAAACACGGTGTTACAGGTACTGTTTTATTGCAATTATTAGAGTCAAGACTGGATAATACAGTATATAGACTTGGAATTGCTCCTACCCGTAGGGCAGCTCGTCAATTAGTTTCTCACAAACACATCGCTGTAGATGGCAAAATTCTCAATATACCTTCTGCATTGTTAAAGCCGGGCACAGTGGTTGCAGTGAGAGGTAAATCTGCCAATCTAGAACACATTCAAAATCAAATTCATTCTAAATCAGATATCAGAAAATCACCCTGGCTTGAATGGAATCCAGCAAGATTGGAAGGTAAGTTTTTAATTTACCCTCAACGCGATATGATTCCAGAAAGAATTAATGAACAATTGATTGTGGAATTGTACTCTAAGTAA
- the secY gene encoding preprotein translocase subunit SecY: protein MNSLIQTLKNIWKIEELRKRILFTLMVLAVFRFGSYIVMPGVVASQLKAAAENRGANDLLNLVNIYTGGAFNNASIFALGIMPYITASIIVQLLGFALPYFQRLQQHEGESGRKKLNQITRILTVVITLLQGGTYLAYLNASNAIDPSVPKSIFYFVNSILLATGTVTAMWLGERITDKGVGNGVSLLIMIGIIARLPQAIIFEIQSRFSSGGTFMLILELAALMLVVLGSILLVQGVRKIPIQFAKRMVGRTGLPVSGNRDYLPIKLNAAGVMPIIFAQAIMFLPGFAIQSLAGNAASTSGFVRSLNDYTSLPYNLIYLLLVILFTYVYVALIVNSNQYSEYLKRQNAFIPGVKPGSPTAEFIDMITSKITLPGAVMLGILAITPALARTFGINNSFAAFFGGSTILILVGVALDTLQQIESYLLMRKYDGLVKSGNIKGRTGSGLAPIGASS from the coding sequence ATGAATAGTTTAATACAGACTTTAAAAAATATCTGGAAGATTGAAGAGCTGAGGAAGCGTATACTCTTCACTTTGATGGTATTAGCGGTATTTCGCTTTGGTTCATATATAGTGATGCCCGGTGTAGTGGCTAGCCAATTGAAGGCTGCTGCTGAAAATAGAGGCGCTAATGACCTTTTAAATCTTGTTAACATTTATACTGGTGGAGCTTTTAACAATGCTTCCATTTTCGCTTTGGGTATCATGCCCTATATCACTGCTTCTATCATCGTTCAACTTCTTGGATTTGCATTGCCCTATTTTCAGCGATTACAACAACATGAAGGGGAGTCTGGCCGTAAAAAACTCAATCAAATCACCAGGATTCTTACGGTGGTGATTACCTTGCTTCAAGGTGGTACTTATTTGGCGTATTTAAATGCTTCCAATGCAATAGACCCAAGCGTGCCAAAGAGTATATTTTATTTTGTCAATTCGATTTTGCTGGCTACCGGCACCGTAACGGCGATGTGGTTAGGCGAAAGAATCACAGACAAAGGTGTAGGTAATGGTGTGTCCCTGTTGATCATGATTGGTATCATAGCTCGATTGCCTCAGGCCATTATATTTGAAATTCAATCTCGATTTAGCTCAGGTGGGACTTTTATGCTCATTCTTGAGTTAGCAGCACTGATGTTGGTCGTCCTCGGATCCATTTTATTGGTGCAGGGAGTACGAAAGATTCCTATTCAATTTGCAAAACGGATGGTTGGACGCACCGGTCTTCCTGTCAGTGGCAATCGTGATTACCTACCTATTAAATTGAATGCTGCAGGTGTAATGCCGATCATTTTTGCCCAGGCAATTATGTTTTTGCCAGGATTTGCCATTCAATCATTAGCGGGTAATGCTGCCTCGACCAGTGGCTTCGTAAGGTCCCTCAATGATTATACTTCGCTGCCATATAATTTGATCTACCTTTTATTGGTCATTCTGTTTACCTACGTTTATGTAGCCCTTATCGTCAATAGCAATCAGTATTCTGAGTACCTTAAGAGACAAAACGCTTTTATACCTGGTGTTAAGCCTGGTTCGCCAACGGCTGAGTTTATAGACATGATTACTTCTAAAATCACCTTACCGGGAGCAGTTATGTTAGGTATATTAGCCATTACTCCCGCATTGGCAAGAACTTTTGGCATTAATAATTCTTTTGCTGCTTTTTTCGGAGGATCTACCATACTCATTTTAGTGGGTGTTGCTTTGGATACGTTACAGCAGATCGAGAGTTATTTATTGATGCGCAAATATGATGGTCTGGTAAAATCAGGCAATATTAAAGGTCGTACTGGTAGCGGATTGGCTCCAATTGGAGCTAGTTCTTAA
- the carA gene encoding glutamine-hydrolyzing carbamoyl-phosphate synthase small subunit, giving the protein MTEAYSKAAPAILMLEDGTVYQGEAIGIKGTTSGELCFNTGMTGYQEVFTDPSYYGQLLIATNVHIGNYGTKVTETESSSMKISGLICKNFTNEYSRARADLSIQDYFLKEKVVGIHQIDTRALVKHIRSKGAMNAVISSDIFDVQVLQQKLKETPDMNGLELASKVTTTEEYFLGDSNAKYKVAVMDFGIKRNILNHLLARDCYLHIFPAKTPADKVLDWPADGYFLSNGPGDPAAMDYAIETTKAILETRKPLFGICLGHQILALSLEIPTYKMHHGHRGINHPVKNVFTGKCEITSQNHGFCVDPEILQSRSDLIEITHVNLNDDTIEGIRLKNQSAYSVQYHPEASPGPNDAHYLFDQFIEELSNHKKS; this is encoded by the coding sequence ATGACAGAAGCATACTCAAAAGCAGCCCCCGCAATTTTAATGTTAGAAGATGGTACAGTTTACCAGGGAGAGGCTATCGGTATTAAAGGCACTACCTCTGGAGAGCTTTGTTTTAATACAGGCATGACGGGTTATCAAGAAGTTTTTACTGACCCTTCCTATTATGGTCAGCTGCTTATTGCGACCAACGTACATATTGGTAATTACGGAACCAAAGTGACGGAGACAGAATCTTCCTCAATGAAAATTTCAGGCTTAATTTGTAAAAATTTTACCAATGAATACTCCAGAGCAAGGGCTGATCTTTCGATTCAAGACTATTTTTTAAAAGAAAAAGTAGTCGGGATTCATCAAATCGATACCCGTGCTTTAGTCAAACATATCCGAAGCAAAGGTGCTATGAATGCTGTAATCTCTTCTGATATTTTTGATGTCCAGGTCTTGCAACAAAAGCTCAAAGAAACTCCGGACATGAACGGATTAGAACTGGCCAGTAAAGTGACTACTACCGAAGAGTATTTCTTGGGAGACTCCAATGCAAAGTATAAAGTGGCTGTTATGGATTTTGGGATTAAAAGAAACATCCTAAATCATTTATTGGCGCGGGATTGTTATTTACACATTTTTCCAGCCAAAACGCCTGCTGATAAGGTTTTAGATTGGCCAGCAGATGGATATTTTTTATCTAATGGCCCGGGTGACCCTGCAGCTATGGATTACGCAATAGAGACCACCAAGGCTATTTTGGAGACTCGAAAGCCGCTATTTGGGATCTGTTTGGGACACCAGATTCTCGCACTTTCACTGGAGATACCGACTTATAAAATGCATCATGGTCATAGAGGTATTAATCACCCTGTCAAAAATGTTTTTACGGGCAAATGCGAGATTACCTCTCAAAACCATGGCTTTTGTGTCGATCCGGAAATTCTTCAATCCAGATCAGATCTGATCGAAATAACCCATGTTAATCTAAACGACGATACGATAGAAGGAATAAGACTTAAAAATCAGTCAGCTTATTCTGTTCAATACCATCCGGAAGCTTCTCCTGGACCGAATGATGCGCATTATCTGTTTGACCAGTTTATAGAGGAATTAAGTAATCACAAAAAATCATAA
- the porV gene encoding type IX secretion system outer membrane channel protein PorV — MRNLLLSTLLLFAIFGISTAVSAQCVYDPGSKKMIDQITGNECINTIVTAVPFLRITPDSRAGGMGDAGIATDADASSIYNNASLLAFAKKPKSISTTYSPWLRALGLTDVYMAYVAGYTKIGDLQALGGSLRYFSLGNIDYTDDNGQPLGSGKPNEIEITGAYARKLSEEFAAAVSIKFIYSFLASDLNIGGNDIKPGVAGATDITFSYKHPVGENMFTAGLALTNLGTKISYTKNNQEYIPANLGIGLAYTWNFDEYNSLTVTSDVTKLLVPTPIVDKNHPKYDVSPKDGIPDYRQYNVVSSWIKSFSDAPNGFKEELQELMFSFGTEYWYNNQFALRAGYFRENPFKGNRQYMTMGLGVKYNVFGMNLSYLIPTSKSLTNRDPLANTLRFSLIFDFDDISQQ, encoded by the coding sequence ATGAGAAATCTTTTATTGAGCACATTATTACTCTTTGCCATCTTCGGAATATCTACCGCCGTATCTGCACAATGCGTCTATGATCCTGGCAGTAAAAAAATGATCGATCAGATTACGGGCAATGAATGTATTAATACAATTGTCACTGCAGTACCTTTTTTGAGGATTACACCTGACTCAAGAGCTGGAGGAATGGGAGATGCCGGTATCGCTACAGATGCTGATGCAAGTTCAATTTATAACAATGCTTCCTTGCTCGCTTTTGCTAAAAAGCCAAAATCAATCTCAACTACTTACTCTCCCTGGTTGCGTGCTTTGGGTTTGACGGATGTATACATGGCCTATGTAGCTGGGTATACAAAAATCGGTGATCTTCAAGCACTTGGAGGGAGTCTACGCTATTTTTCTCTTGGCAATATCGATTATACGGACGACAATGGACAACCTCTTGGTTCGGGCAAACCAAATGAAATAGAGATTACCGGTGCTTATGCGAGAAAACTGAGTGAAGAATTTGCAGCCGCTGTAAGCATAAAATTTATCTACTCCTTTTTGGCCTCCGACCTAAACATTGGAGGCAATGACATAAAACCCGGTGTAGCAGGTGCTACCGATATCACGTTCAGCTACAAACACCCTGTCGGCGAGAATATGTTTACAGCTGGTCTCGCACTGACCAATCTTGGAACTAAAATATCTTACACTAAAAACAACCAGGAGTATATCCCCGCCAACCTTGGTATCGGCCTGGCTTATACCTGGAATTTTGATGAATACAATTCACTCACTGTGACTTCGGATGTCACTAAACTACTGGTTCCTACCCCCATCGTGGATAAAAACCATCCCAAATACGATGTAAGTCCCAAAGACGGGATTCCCGATTATCGACAATATAATGTAGTATCAAGCTGGATTAAATCTTTCAGTGACGCTCCTAATGGGTTTAAAGAGGAACTTCAAGAGTTGATGTTTTCATTTGGTACCGAATACTGGTACAACAATCAATTTGCTCTTCGGGCGGGCTATTTCCGTGAAAACCCGTTTAAAGGTAATCGACAATACATGACTATGGGCTTAGGGGTAAAATACAATGTGTTTGGTATGAATCTTTCGTATTTAATACCTACTTCAAAATCACTGACTAACAGAGATCCTCTGGCCAATACGCTTAGATTTTCGTTGATTTTTGACTTTGATGATATAAGTCAACAGTGA
- the infA gene encoding translation initiation factor IF-1: protein MPKEDLIKQDGIIEEALSNAMFRVHLENDHVILATISGKMRMHYIRLLPGDKVAVEMSPYDLSRGRIIYRYK from the coding sequence ATGCCAAAAGAGGATTTGATCAAACAGGATGGTATCATAGAAGAGGCTTTGTCCAACGCTATGTTTAGGGTCCATCTTGAAAATGATCATGTGATTTTAGCTACAATTTCTGGCAAAATGAGGATGCACTATATCCGACTTTTACCTGGCGATAAAGTAGCTGTAGAGATGTCACCTTATGATCTTTCGAGAGGTCGGATTATTTATAGATATAAGTAA
- the sucD gene encoding succinate--CoA ligase subunit alpha: MSVLVNKDSRVVVQGFTGKEGTFHATQMIEYGTNVVGGVTPGKGGQRHLDRPVFNNVISAVRDAGANVSIIFVPPAFAADAIMESAAAGIHVIVCITEGIPVQDMIKVKEYIKDFDCVLIGPNCPGIITPDEAKVGIMPGFIHRKGHVGIVSRSGTLTYEAVDQVTKAGLGQSTCIGIGGDPIVGTTTMEAVKLLMNDPETEGIIMIGEIGGGMEAEAAYWIKEHGTKPVVGFIAGQTAPKGRKMGHAGAIIGGASDTAEAKMKILEECGITVVKSPADIGESMRLLLAAK, encoded by the coding sequence ATGAGTGTATTAGTCAATAAAGATAGTAGGGTAGTCGTACAAGGTTTTACTGGAAAGGAAGGAACCTTCCATGCTACTCAAATGATTGAATATGGCACCAATGTCGTCGGAGGAGTGACCCCGGGTAAAGGTGGACAGCGACATTTGGATAGACCTGTTTTTAATAATGTAATCAGTGCTGTCCGCGATGCTGGAGCCAATGTATCTATTATTTTCGTTCCTCCTGCTTTTGCTGCTGATGCTATCATGGAAAGCGCTGCCGCAGGTATTCATGTGATCGTATGCATCACTGAAGGCATTCCTGTACAGGATATGATAAAAGTAAAAGAATACATAAAAGATTTTGATTGTGTTCTCATAGGCCCTAACTGTCCCGGAATCATTACTCCGGATGAGGCTAAAGTAGGTATCATGCCAGGATTTATTCACAGAAAAGGCCATGTGGGTATTGTATCCAGATCTGGTACGCTTACCTATGAAGCTGTAGATCAGGTGACCAAGGCCGGACTCGGCCAATCTACCTGTATCGGAATAGGAGGTGACCCAATCGTGGGTACTACCACTATGGAGGCCGTCAAATTATTGATGAATGATCCTGAGACTGAAGGGATCATCATGATCGGTGAAATTGGAGGCGGTATGGAGGCTGAAGCTGCATATTGGATAAAAGAACACGGCACCAAACCAGTAGTAGGATTTATCGCAGGCCAAACCGCACCAAAAGGTCGGAAAATGGGTCACGCAGGTGCGATCATTGGTGGAGCTAGCGATACAGCAGAAGCCAAAATGAAGATCTTGGAGGAATGTGGCATCACTGTCGTCAAATCTCCCGCCGATATCGGAGAGTCCATGCGATTGCTGCTGGCTGCTAAGTAA
- the eno gene encoding phosphopyruvate hydratase — protein sequence MSVIVDIRSREILDSRGNPTVEVELETEKGVIGRAAVPSGASTGKHEAVELRDGNKDRYMGRGVLKACQNVEEMIREELIGVEVQDQKYIDQLLIELDGTPNKSKLGANATLGVSLAAAKAAAKESKQPLYRYLGGVNAHVMPVPLMNILNGGAHADNKIDFQEFMIIPIGADFFSEALRMGVEVFHNLKTVLKSKGYSTNVGDEGGFAPNLNTNEEAIELVLEAIQKAGYKPGEDIAIALDAAASEFWDETKQRYVFKKSDKKEFDSNGMIGFWKDWCSKYPILSIEDGLHEDDWTGWTNLTKELGNKVQIVGDDFFVTNVDRLQKGIDTDAANSILIKVNQIGTLSETIDAIQLANRNAYTSIISHRSGETEDTFIADLAVGLNTGQIKTGSASRSDRLAKYNQLLRIEEELGESAVYPGKAFMII from the coding sequence ATGAGTGTAATCGTAGATATTCGTTCACGGGAAATTTTAGATTCTCGCGGAAATCCTACAGTTGAAGTGGAACTGGAGACGGAAAAAGGTGTCATCGGCAGAGCCGCTGTTCCATCTGGAGCCTCTACTGGCAAACATGAAGCGGTAGAGTTACGGGATGGCAATAAAGATAGGTATATGGGCAGGGGAGTGCTGAAAGCCTGCCAGAATGTCGAGGAAATGATCCGAGAGGAATTGATAGGTGTTGAAGTACAGGATCAAAAATATATAGACCAACTCCTTATTGAACTGGATGGCACTCCTAATAAATCAAAACTGGGAGCTAACGCTACCTTAGGTGTTTCACTTGCCGCGGCTAAAGCTGCTGCCAAGGAGAGCAAACAGCCGCTATACCGATATCTAGGTGGTGTCAATGCTCATGTGATGCCTGTACCCCTCATGAATATACTCAATGGTGGTGCACATGCAGATAACAAGATTGATTTTCAGGAGTTTATGATCATACCAATTGGTGCAGATTTTTTTTCAGAGGCATTGAGGATGGGTGTTGAGGTATTTCATAACCTTAAAACAGTCCTTAAATCCAAAGGATATAGTACCAATGTAGGTGATGAAGGAGGATTTGCTCCTAATCTCAATACCAATGAAGAGGCGATAGAGTTGGTGCTGGAAGCCATCCAAAAAGCAGGATATAAACCTGGAGAAGATATAGCAATTGCTCTGGATGCTGCTGCTTCTGAATTTTGGGACGAGACTAAACAACGATATGTCTTTAAAAAGTCGGACAAAAAAGAATTTGATTCAAATGGGATGATTGGCTTTTGGAAAGATTGGTGCTCAAAGTACCCCATCCTATCTATTGAAGATGGTCTCCATGAAGATGATTGGACAGGTTGGACTAATTTGACAAAAGAACTCGGCAATAAAGTACAGATAGTTGGCGATGATTTTTTCGTCACCAATGTGGATAGACTTCAAAAAGGAATCGACACTGATGCAGCTAACTCAATCCTGATTAAAGTCAATCAAATTGGCACTTTATCTGAGACGATAGACGCCATACAATTAGCCAATCGAAACGCCTACACCAGTATTATAAGCCATAGATCTGGTGAAACAGAGGATACCTTTATAGCTGATTTGGCTGTGGGACTGAATACTGGACAAATCAAGACTGGATCTGCTTCAAGATCCGACAGGTTGGCCAAATACAATCAACTACTGAGAATTGAGGAGGAATTGGGTGAGTCTGCAGTTTATCCTGGAAAAGCTTTTATGATAATATAA
- the rplQ gene encoding 50S ribosomal protein L17, whose translation MRHGNKINHLGRKHGHRSALLKNLSASLIEHKRINTTLAKARELRKYLEPLVTKSKDNTTHSRRVIFSYIQSKDAIKELFAVIAPKIMNRPGGYLRVIKTGWRSGDAAEMALIEFVDFNEVYVNGTKPAVTESTEKKKKTRRGSGKKAISTAEVITEVEGTPTEADTQE comes from the coding sequence ATGAGACATGGTAACAAAATCAACCACCTTGGCCGAAAACATGGTCATAGGTCTGCGTTGTTAAAGAATCTTTCTGCTTCTTTAATTGAACACAAAAGAATAAATACCACGCTTGCCAAAGCGAGGGAACTGAGAAAATACCTGGAGCCTCTCGTGACCAAATCTAAAGATAATACGACCCATTCCAGAAGGGTTATTTTTAGCTATATACAAAGCAAAGACGCTATCAAAGAACTGTTTGCAGTGATAGCTCCAAAAATCATGAATCGCCCTGGTGGATATCTTAGGGTGATCAAAACCGGTTGGAGAAGTGGCGATGCTGCAGAAATGGCGTTAATAGAATTTGTTGACTTCAATGAAGTATATGTCAATGGTACCAAGCCAGCTGTAACGGAATCTACTGAAAAGAAAAAGAAAACCAGACGGGGAAGTGGCAAAAAAGCTATATCCACTGCTGAGGTTATCACTGAAGTTGAAGGGACTCCTACGGAGGCTGATACTCAGGAATAA
- a CDS encoding DNA-directed RNA polymerase subunit alpha, protein MSILNFQKPEKIILQKANDFDGVFEFKPLEPGFGQTIGNSLRRILLSSLEGSAISGVRIAGVDHEFSTIKGVVEDVVDIILNLKQVRLKKVNNLDDNNEDTVYLTINRKDEFRAGDIEKFTNVYKVMNPDLLICRMEPFVNLEIELKVTKGRGYVPADDVYPKDAPIGLIPLDAIYTPIKNVAYSISSTRVGQRTDYEKLTIELRTDGTIHPEEAIKEASRIMIQHLMLITDENITFNDSARKEDTIVDEHILHMRKLLKTSLEDLDLSVRAYNCLKAAKINSLGEMVKYDTHELLKFRNFGKKSLVEIEELLATKGLSFGMDLAKYKLDEE, encoded by the coding sequence ATGAGTATATTAAATTTCCAAAAACCGGAGAAAATAATCCTTCAGAAAGCGAATGATTTCGATGGTGTGTTCGAGTTTAAACCTCTCGAGCCAGGATTTGGTCAAACTATAGGCAATTCTCTCAGGAGGATACTTTTATCTTCTTTGGAAGGCAGTGCTATATCCGGTGTTAGAATTGCGGGCGTAGATCATGAATTTTCGACAATCAAAGGGGTAGTAGAAGATGTGGTTGACATTATCCTTAACCTTAAGCAAGTCCGTCTCAAGAAGGTAAATAATCTTGATGACAATAATGAAGATACCGTATATCTTACTATTAACAGAAAAGATGAATTCAGAGCTGGTGATATTGAAAAATTTACTAATGTCTATAAAGTGATGAATCCAGATCTGCTGATTTGCAGAATGGAGCCTTTCGTAAACCTGGAGATTGAATTGAAAGTTACCAAAGGTAGAGGTTATGTGCCTGCTGATGATGTATATCCTAAAGATGCACCAATAGGGCTTATACCCTTAGATGCTATTTATACGCCTATCAAGAATGTTGCTTACTCTATTTCCAGTACAAGGGTTGGACAGCGGACTGATTACGAAAAACTGACCATAGAATTGCGTACAGATGGCACGATTCACCCTGAAGAGGCTATCAAAGAAGCTTCTCGCATCATGATCCAACATCTGATGTTGATTACAGATGAAAATATTACTTTCAATGATTCAGCCCGAAAAGAGGATACGATAGTTGATGAGCATATTTTACATATGCGTAAGCTATTAAAAACCTCGTTGGAAGATCTTGACCTATCTGTAAGAGCTTATAATTGTCTCAAAGCTGCCAAAATAAATTCATTGGGAGAAATGGTAAAATATGACACCCACGAGTTGTTGAAGTTTAGAAATTTTGGTAAAAAATCTTTGGTCGAAATTGAAGAGCTTTTGGCGACAAAAGGCCTCAGCTTTGGCATGGATTTGGCCAAATATAAATTGGACGAAGAATAA
- a CDS encoding septum formation initiator family protein, with product MNYWSQVKLSISKILPDTLINKFFITGIAFFIWMIFFDKNKWINQWQLSQSIYRLENERESLNGLIIKAKEDKADLDQNKEKYAREKYFMHKSNEDLFIFEESLNKKQ from the coding sequence ATGAATTATTGGTCTCAGGTCAAGCTTTCAATCAGTAAAATTTTGCCGGATACACTGATAAATAAATTTTTCATAACAGGCATAGCCTTTTTCATCTGGATGATTTTTTTTGATAAAAACAAATGGATCAATCAATGGCAGCTTTCACAGTCTATATATAGGTTAGAGAATGAAAGAGAAAGTCTCAATGGCCTGATTATAAAAGCCAAAGAAGACAAAGCAGACCTGGATCAAAACAAAGAAAAATATGCCAGGGAAAAGTATTTTATGCACAAATCAAATGAAGATCTGTTCATCTTCGAAGAATCTTTAAATAAAAAACAATGA
- the rpmJ gene encoding 50S ribosomal protein L36 produces the protein MKVRTSIKKRSVDCKIVRRKGRLYVINKKNPKFKQRQG, from the coding sequence ATGAAAGTAAGAACTTCAATTAAAAAACGATCTGTAGATTGTAAGATCGTCCGCCGTAAAGGCCGGTTGTATGTAATCAATAAGAAAAATCCAAAATTCAAACAAAGACAAGGATAA
- the rplO gene encoding 50S ribosomal protein L15 produces the protein MELSNLKPAGGSTKNNKRRGRGVATGLGGTAGKGHKGHKSRSGHKAKRNFEGGQMPLQMRLPKIGFRNPARQEYEILNLDQLQSIANRTNLDIIDITLFTKEGLINPGQKMKILGRGELISPIKVSAHACSASAKKAIEEKGGTITII, from the coding sequence ATGGAATTAAGTAATTTAAAACCAGCCGGCGGCTCTACCAAAAATAATAAGAGAAGGGGTAGGGGAGTTGCTACCGGATTAGGTGGAACAGCTGGAAAAGGCCACAAAGGTCATAAATCAAGATCTGGCCATAAAGCAAAACGCAATTTTGAAGGTGGTCAAATGCCTTTGCAAATGCGATTGCCTAAAATAGGATTTAGGAATCCTGCGCGTCAGGAATATGAGATTCTTAATCTGGATCAACTCCAAAGTATAGCTAACAGGACTAATCTGGATATAATAGATATCACTTTGTTTACAAAAGAAGGTTTAATTAACCCTGGACAAAAAATGAAAATTTTAGGTAGAGGTGAATTGATCAGCCCGATTAAAGTATCTGCCCATGCTTGTTCAGCTTCTGCCAAAAAAGCCATCGAAGAAAAAGGTGGAACGATCACAATAATTTAA
- the rpmD gene encoding 50S ribosomal protein L30, translated as MGKVKITQIKSVIEKTERQKNTIKALGLKGIRHVVEKELTPQIDGMLKKVPHLVTVEHI; from the coding sequence ATGGGAAAGGTAAAAATCACTCAAATCAAAAGCGTTATTGAAAAAACAGAGCGCCAGAAAAACACCATCAAAGCTTTGGGTTTAAAAGGAATTCGACACGTAGTTGAAAAAGAACTTACCCCTCAAATTGACGGAATGCTAAAAAAAGTGCCCCATTTGGTTACTGTAGAACATATTTAA
- the rpsM gene encoding 30S ribosomal protein S13, with the protein MARISGIDLPKNKKGYIGLTYIFGIGTTSSKNILSKADIDPEMKVSDWTDEHVHKITKIIQDDYKVEGMLRSEVQMNIKRLMDIGCYRGIRHRKGLPVRGQNTQTNARTRKGKRKTVANKKKVTK; encoded by the coding sequence ATGGCACGTATTTCCGGTATAGATCTACCAAAAAACAAAAAAGGGTATATAGGCCTTACTTATATCTTTGGAATAGGTACTACCTCATCTAAAAACATCCTGTCTAAGGCAGATATTGATCCAGAGATGAAGGTTTCTGACTGGACGGATGAGCATGTTCATAAAATCACTAAAATCATTCAGGATGATTATAAAGTGGAAGGTATGCTCCGCTCTGAAGTCCAAATGAATATCAAGCGATTGATGGACATTGGTTGTTACAGGGGGATCAGACATAGAAAAGGCTTGCCGGTCAGAGGGCAAAATACTCAAACAAACGCTCGCACACGTAAAGGAAAACGTAAAACCGTAGCTAATAAGAAAAAAGTAACTAAATAA